The nucleotide window CAAAGATTACTAACATAGCAACCATTCGAtatattgaaaatttatttttccataagacttttacaattCAATATGTGGGtgcatataattaaataaatataaaataaagttacTCTAAAATTgtttttcttctataaaaattcCCGAGTCAATCACATTCTTTCCAATTTTATGCCTTTTAATTTGTTAAAGATAAGATAATGGAATAAAAAATCTATACTTTTCTCCATCCAAAATTTTCGATCATAGAAAGAATTCAAGTATTACTTAATTATAAAACACTTATTTCCTCTATTCCATCATCTTGATTTCGATTATGGGTGGGTTTAAATATATAGTGTGTTTATCTGTGATTAGTGTAAAAATAACGGTGGTAGTAAAATTACATATTATAACGACACTATAACATGAGACAAAAAGTAAACTAAACACACTGCACCACCCGCTACAACTCATCCAAACTTTCCCTATAATAAACCACTTCTTTATTGTTAATGGTTTCATCATCGAAATCTCttatgtttttataatttttttcttttaagatattcattttttttttttttgaaatggttGGAGGACATTCATTTTTTAAAGTAACAAAACCATAAATATGTGAATTGCTACATGCTTTCAATTATTTCattctttctcttattttctgtATGTTTATTAAGGGTAGATGTtgaatatgaattttaaaattgttcCATGCTCAGGGTAAGATTCGAACCCTCGACCATTAGTTAAGGTAGGAGAGATCATCGTCATCTCACTTAGCTCCCATGATTCTCTCTCTTATTTTTATCCTTATAGGGAAACATGTAATTTTTTTATCCCAATGCTTaagataattaaaaaaaaaattcaatccaaatttttcatttcaaattatCTAAAATTTTGAATCATTTTAACTAAACTTTTGAAATTATTAGTTAATAAATtacatttataaataattaattaaattagttatatAGTAATTAAAGTCCAAACAATAATTATCATTTATAAACATTGAATTTGTGTTTCAACTTTCAATGCATTATGGTGATAAACCATTATATTCTTCCCTTGTTCACCATACAACTTTAAACTGAAATCTCATATTAAACCATTGAGATTATTAGAAAAAAATAGGAAAAAGAAGAAACaaggaaataataaaaacaaaattagtaAAATATGATGGCTCTGAAACGTGTACAACTTTTCTAAAATACAAAAAGTCTCAACATTTTGGATGGATTaatgaaaataattaataaaaagatCGTTTATATATCCAATAATTGTATTATTTCATGAAATACCATTTCATAAGCTTGGGTATTGTTTCAAAAATAATTCTATTTAAAAATTATGTATTTATAAAATAACTTTACATAACTAGAACTAAAACTTAAAAAATCAGCTTTCAATTAAAACTACAACATATAAAAGTGAGCAATATCTGATTCGATTCtaaaaactcgataaaaaatttaaattttgaattaaatagttcaagttatttgagttaatcgagttattcAGATCAGTTCgaataaaaaaacaaatttttCGGTTTAACTTGAATATAAACTACACAATTCAAGTTATTTaaaaatccgaataagaaaagacaaaattatgtcgttttgataaatgtttatttTTTCTGAAGTTAAAAAGTAAAACTATTATATTGTTTATATAGGTAAACACAACATTgggtatatataatataattcgTCAACTCAACTCGATTTGACTCGGTTCGActcgaaaaaaatttaaattgaattcaattgttaaaataaaattcatCAACTCAACTAACTTAAAATCTTTTAACTTGATTAAACTCGATTTAATTGAATACTCAGCCTAACTCGGCATGAACTTGGGattaaaaaaagaagaacaaTAGTAGTATGGAGTACTTAGTGCGGGGAAGCCTTGTTTTTTGTCTTATCATTTGATTACTTTATCCACTACTCAAAATTTACCTGCTATTTCACAATCCCAATATTCTGCAGGCTATTCTCTATCTCTGACATCCAGAAAAAAACACAAAGCTGCCAATCACCTGTTATCAATAACTGCGTTCAACTATTCCAGATCCCTCTTCTATCCACGCATTCATCGCTAACACTGCTGCAGGCAGCTTTTGCCTTTTGGAATCAATATACAAAAACACGATCCACACCTCAAAATAGGGCATTCCTACTGTTTATATATATGCCCCAGATTGAATCACCATCATTGGTCGGGCCCTCTTAAGATGATAAAAAAGGGCATCTTATCTATTATCCACAGGTAGCAGAGCGTCCTCCAGGCTGATATAACCTTCACCAAGTGGGCATTTTGTTTTTTGATATGAAAGTATCTCTCTTGGCATGGTTTTATAAAACCTTGCATTGGGATGCTTAAACTATCTCAATATCATATTTCATACCTGAATTTGATTATTCACTAATATGAAAAAATTTGTGTCTTTCCATCTCAAACCAGAATGCCCAGAGAGCTTGTTAGCTGAGTACTTCAGTATAAATGGATGATTGTGGTCACTCTCTCCATCGGCAATTTTAGCTTAGTGCGTTTTAAGTGTACCCAAAGAGCCCCCTCTGCCACACTTGCATATCCATTAACacaatttctttttttaattcttagtgtaaaaataaatcattaaaaagatTTATTAGTAACCATTGATTTTTGATTTGATTAGTTGAATCGAATCAATCGTTGATCAACatgtttattattaaaaaaaaaagaaatatcttTAAATAACAAGTAGAAATTTTATTACACGCGTATGTTTATGGAAACTAAATACTTAAAATATAGAggtgtgtttaaaaataatatgtaataaataatgaaaccaatagtttgaaactaattaataataacacgtgaaatatatacgatattaaagcgaaaaatatatattcaattgtgagtaaaacaaaatttaaacatgtAAATACATTAAATTAAGAATACTAAATGCATTATAATTGTTTATCCTAGTGTTGTCATCAATTTTTAGTTGGTGCGAATTAAGTTATAAAACCAACTCAatcaataatattattaatatataaatagttGATGTAGATAATATCATGtgcataatcaaaataaatgtataaaaattcaaaataaaagtaatttggTTGAATagtaaatttaaggttttattaatataatttgtgCAGATTCAAATCAAGATAGTCAATATCATACCAATAGATGTTCCGTTTTTATCTTAGTAATAGTACGACCAATATATACCAACATGTTTCGATGTACTGTTTTAAATTTATCgatgttttaaaatattttgaaatatatatttatagtcTCAATTTTAGTTTCTGATAAATTATATAtgcattaaatttttttatatatacacattttgatttattagtttcttaataaattatatattattttaacaaaagTTAAATTATCATAGgttatttatttatgtaaataTATCTCAATTACatccatataaatatatttatatgtaaatataaattttaaaaattatcaaataggttcaataatttaatttaatagcttttaattttaaatataataaaaaataaatttcttttagataaaaactttttaagttagtttaaaatatcaaaattttgcaTTTACCAATACGAGTTGGTACGAACTGGTACAAGTCGATATTGATTGAAATAGGCCGAAACACATCAAAATTTTGATCAGAATGGAACAATAGACTAGTTGGCACCAATTTAAGACCAAAATGGTATATACCGGTTGGTACGATACCGACTTCCATGATTCAAATCCTACCATatctatgttttttatttttattttaaatttaaatttaaaagacTAAAGTACCATCAAACATATAccttattttaaatttgaaaagatATTTTAATAACTTTTCTAATTAAATTGGTGCCCCGTTGACTTAATCAAgagtttaataataatataaataatatatatatttttttggatTTGAGTTAAGTTTGGGCCGATTGATTAGTGGGTTTAAGGTTGGACTTTTATTTACGTCGATATTTTCCACTTAAAACAACACGAGAAATGGGTCAAGTACTGCTAGCCATCTATGCGCGACCAGAACGCACCGTGGTCACTACCCCAGCCAACAGCTGAGTGCACCCCGCCATCGTTATTAACTTAGGTTTAAATTGAATCCGTGGTTACCAAGTAACGAAAATATGGTAAAGAGGGACAAGTCGGTGACTCTGATCAAAAGGCAGAATCGCAGAAGttgcatttttttatttttagaacttTCCCTGCATATAAAATAACAGCCCTCACCTTCTGTTTTTggcatattattttatttcactaCCCAAAGCAATCCCACTACCTTCTCTATTAGCAGCGTTAAAGCAATAAAAACAGGAACCAAATCGTCGTTGTCGCCACCAGCACCAGCAATGGCGCAACCACACTCTCCATGGTGGCACTCTCCTGTGCCGTATCTCTTTGGAGGGCTAGCAGCGATTCTCGGTCTCATCGCTTTTGCTCTGTTGATCTTAGGTTGCTCCTACTTCCGACTTTGTGGTCGTTTGGACACCACCACAGGTGAAGGAGCTGATGTTGAAAGTGGCCAAAAAGACGGTGATTCCAGCAAGCAGGTGAAGGTTTATGAGGAGAAAATTTTGGTGATAATGGCCGGTGAGGAGAGACCTACGTTCTTGGCCACCCCTATTTCCATTAAACCTTCCTGTTTTGATGATAAAAATGGTAAGCGTGAGGACAATGAAGGATCTGAGAAAGCCAAAAATGGTGAGAAAGTGAAAGAAGAAATGGGTAACGAACGCCATTAGAGGCAACAAACCCAatatcaaaattttactgttcttttctttgttttctggGTTTTGCCTTCTTGTCGTTCCTTTTTGGTAATCggaaaatgtaaattttttttgCTGAGAATGTTCATTAGATGTGAAAGAGTTTCCTTCACAAATCCCTATTGATTTCATTACAACCAAATTCCATATACGAAACAGGTTATAGTTTCTTGTATTGTAAAATTTTCAATCTTGGTGAAAAGATCAACCTTTTGTTTTATGATTTATAAATTCACACTGAAAGTCAAACCACATATTCCTCGAAAGGTTTGAAACTTTAGAATGGAAGCCCACAGTTTTTCTATGTCTCGTGCAGATCAGGGGACATGTGCTCATCTTTAATTGGTATCAAATCTTAAGCAGCTGAGCTGTCTGATTTACGCGGCGACTCGACGCCAGCATTTCTGCATTTGTAACTTAAATTAAACTTCTAGTCGGTTTCTTTTTGTCTGTTTTAACTTGTGCTTATAAATATTACTTCAATTTTATTTCTTTAGATattatcaaatatatattttttagggtaaattgcactagtagtcactcaattattagtaaatttttttatcacccaactatgaaaaattataaaatgatcatccaattatataattttgttttgtttttgtcaCCACTCAGCTAATAGTGGCGGgttttaaaattgacataatagtAACTGTAACTCTCAACGTTTATAAATTATGTCAACTTAGTATTGATTAAAAACAAagttaaccctcaacatttatatattgtgtaatttggttctttttttttttttttagctttgcttcttcttttttgtgGCATTGAGGGTTAatttaaaagaatgagaaaaaataagaatttattatcttgaattttttggtgcttttatttttattttttacattttcaatcaaattttgctgaaaaatgtattttttttagctttttaggTAAAAGGGTTATAAAGAAAAGCAAAATTGCAAAATCCACACACCCCAAATTAaacaatgtgtaaatgttgagggttagaTTTTTAGAATTAAGACTAAATAAACACAATGTATAAATTAAGGGTTAAAGTTGCTATTATGTTAATTATAGAACTTGTCACTGTTAGCAAGTTGGTGATAAAAAAtgacaaaattgaatagttgggTGATTATTTTGTAACTATTCATACTTGGATAactaaaaaagaaatttactaatagttaagTGACTACTAATATAGTTTACCCTTTTTATTTAAGACAAACTACACTCAATCTCACTAAACTATaagtaagtttatgttttgatcacttaactttaaaaaattacaaaatagttattgtattattcgaaagtttttatttaagtaattgaGTTGTCAAAATCGTTGTTGTATGGCCTAATCCGTTCACACTACTTGTACCAATCAAAATTTCTCCTTCCCTTTCTCTTCaacaattttgtttttctttcatgaAACTGATTTGAAAGTCACGAATCTATGAATCAAAATTCGAACAACTTTCTTCTTCGATCTCCAACAATAATTGGCAGAGCAAATCGaatctaaggtatgttcttcaACTCGTTTATGGGTACTGATCTACTATACCGGTTGTTAAATCATTACTTAGAGCTCGCTAattgaactttaaaaaaaaaacttaacaacctattgacttaaataaaaaactttagaatagttcaatgacttaattaaaaatttcaaataatttaataattattttgtagctttttttataattataagaCTAAAAGATAaacttattaaataatttaataactttgAGTGTAATTTAccttttatttaatacattatttttaccttctcatctttcttttaaaatggtaaatttttaatttaagtgttttataatttataaaattttaaattagtaatagtaaaattttattttgttcttcgtaaaatgataaaatatgatttaatattttaaaattataaatatataaactattaaaataatgaaattacattttactatagtaaaaatatacaatttaattctcgcctccaacaaaattttatggctcctCCACTTGCTAGAAGTGAtgaatataagataaaatttagctATTATGAATGAAGAGGTTAATATGAATTAAGGTAACTTACATAAATAGTAAtccaattataaaaaaattattt belongs to Gossypium arboreum isolate Shixiya-1 chromosome 7, ASM2569848v2, whole genome shotgun sequence and includes:
- the LOC108485695 gene encoding protein GLUTAMINE DUMPER 3-like encodes the protein MAQPHSPWWHSPVPYLFGGLAAILGLIAFALLILGCSYFRLCGRLDTTTGEGADVESGQKDGDSSKQVKVYEEKILVIMAGEERPTFLATPISIKPSCFDDKNDQGTCAHL